The following proteins are co-located in the Polystyrenella longa genome:
- a CDS encoding MBL fold metallo-hydrolase: protein MNSTPSASVSTSIVRCRIHRGCHEIGGNCVEIRTADARILLDVGLPLNDDDHVVIPPDLDLQNQDGSLCGIFISHPHPDHYGLLSFITQEEDRQPISVHMGAEGLGILNNSQLFTSHSGLGEGLIHPYSAGDVLKAGPFTITPLRIDHSAHDSYCFLIEVEGKRIFYSGDLRAHGRGAHYFRDLVLNPPPDIDVLICEGTQVGHLQEFRYPDEESVALAMAEEFKRTPGMGLVWCSSQNVDRVVSVYEACRITGRTLVLDMYTAEILRAVNRDDVPVPGKEDVVVYLPRSQRRQIKKNEAYHISNQYSPYRVYPEHLEETPSKYVMLCRSSMFEELISARCLEGATLITSLWSGYLKQEREATRLDNLRSLGVRQAHIHSSGHATVDELKQFIAAFPDSRIIPIHLDDREAFAQLSVNVELKNDGEWWKV from the coding sequence TTGAATTCAACTCCCTCTGCGTCCGTTTCTACATCCATCGTTCGTTGCCGTATTCACCGGGGCTGCCATGAGATTGGCGGTAACTGTGTTGAAATTAGAACGGCCGATGCACGGATTCTGTTGGACGTAGGGCTGCCCTTGAATGATGACGACCATGTCGTCATCCCACCCGATCTAGATCTTCAGAATCAGGATGGCTCGCTGTGCGGCATCTTCATCTCGCACCCGCACCCCGACCACTACGGTCTTCTCTCGTTCATCACTCAGGAAGAAGACAGACAACCCATCTCGGTGCACATGGGGGCCGAAGGCCTGGGGATTCTTAATAATAGCCAGCTCTTTACGTCTCACTCCGGTCTGGGCGAAGGGCTCATTCATCCCTACTCGGCGGGCGACGTGCTGAAAGCGGGGCCGTTTACTATCACACCGCTGCGTATCGATCATTCCGCCCACGACAGCTACTGCTTCCTGATCGAAGTGGAGGGCAAGCGAATCTTTTATAGTGGCGATCTACGCGCCCATGGCCGCGGGGCACACTATTTTCGCGACCTCGTCCTGAATCCTCCTCCCGATATTGATGTGCTGATCTGCGAAGGGACCCAGGTCGGTCACCTGCAGGAATTCCGTTACCCGGATGAAGAGTCTGTGGCTCTGGCGATGGCGGAAGAGTTCAAACGGACGCCCGGCATGGGTCTCGTCTGGTGTTCGAGTCAGAATGTCGACCGAGTGGTATCGGTCTATGAAGCGTGTCGGATCACCGGACGCACCCTGGTGCTCGACATGTATACGGCCGAGATTCTACGCGCCGTCAATCGAGACGACGTTCCTGTTCCCGGCAAAGAGGACGTTGTTGTTTATCTGCCTCGGTCGCAGCGTCGTCAGATTAAAAAGAACGAGGCGTACCACATTTCCAATCAGTACAGCCCCTATCGCGTTTACCCGGAACACCTGGAAGAGACACCCTCCAAGTACGTGATGCTGTGCCGCAGTTCCATGTTTGAGGAACTGATTAGTGCTCGCTGTCTAGAAGGGGCAACGCTGATTACGTCGCTCTGGTCAGGTTACCTCAAGCAGGAGCGAGAGGCCACTCGTCTCGACAACCTTCGCTCCCTGGGCGTCCGTCAGGCACATATTCATAGCTCCGGCCACGCGACCGTCGACGAGCTGAAACAATTCATCGCGGCATTTCCAGACTCTCGCATCATCCCCATCCACCTGGATGATCGCGAAGCGTTTGCACAACTGTCGGTTAATGTGGAACTGAAGAACGATGGTGAATGGTGGAAGGTATAA
- a CDS encoding helix-turn-helix transcriptional regulator encodes MPKKDKDIFDSDPNPHISDADRRIRQAAKLADILKLLNLLRGNGRWNVAALAKEFECSERTIRRHLKVLDFAGIPVFYDASERCHRLRSDFVFPVVNLTPEEMLGQAIATLTTKVPGLDISDGAEPTTINLAATNEEMQEILAQAGELVEVLGLQLADHSQHHDMIRSVQHALLKGKQIRGLYRSPYRDKDFELQIEPYRLCFIKQSWYIVGLADGMTKPHTYRVARFKSLKMIEFNASIPEDFKLNNYLGNAWAVFRGETSYEVELKFDPEAALLVSETNWHTTQQIKRHSDGSATFTFTVDGLDEILTWILGWTGRVEIIQPAELRDLFRQQLKLGIEMHSDDG; translated from the coding sequence GTGCCAAAAAAGGATAAAGATATCTTCGACTCTGACCCCAATCCCCACATCTCCGATGCGGATCGACGGATTCGGCAGGCGGCGAAGCTGGCGGATATTCTGAAATTACTCAACCTGCTGCGGGGGAATGGGCGATGGAATGTCGCAGCACTCGCCAAAGAGTTTGAATGCAGTGAGCGGACGATTCGCCGACATCTCAAAGTATTGGATTTCGCGGGCATTCCCGTCTTCTATGATGCGAGCGAACGTTGTCATCGGCTGCGATCGGACTTTGTCTTTCCGGTGGTGAACCTTACGCCGGAGGAAATGCTGGGACAGGCCATTGCGACTCTGACGACCAAAGTTCCCGGACTCGACATCAGCGACGGAGCGGAGCCAACGACAATCAACCTCGCGGCGACGAATGAGGAAATGCAGGAAATACTGGCCCAAGCGGGAGAGCTGGTGGAAGTCCTCGGGTTGCAGCTGGCCGATCACAGTCAGCACCACGACATGATTCGCTCCGTGCAGCATGCATTACTTAAGGGGAAACAGATCCGCGGGTTGTATCGATCCCCTTACCGGGACAAGGACTTTGAACTGCAGATTGAACCGTATCGCCTCTGTTTCATCAAGCAGTCGTGGTATATCGTGGGACTCGCGGATGGGATGACGAAACCGCATACCTATCGAGTCGCGCGATTCAAGTCGCTCAAGATGATCGAGTTTAACGCCTCAATTCCGGAGGACTTCAAGCTCAATAATTACCTCGGCAATGCCTGGGCCGTCTTTCGTGGCGAGACCAGTTACGAAGTGGAACTCAAATTCGATCCGGAAGCGGCGTTGCTCGTTTCCGAGACGAACTGGCATACGACTCAACAGATCAAACGCCACTCAGATGGCTCTGCCACTTTTACATTCACTGTCGACGGGCTGGATGAGATCCTGACCTGGATCCTGGGTTGGACCGGTCGTGTCGAAATCATTCAACCGGCAGAACTACGGGACCTCTTTCGTCAGCAGCTCAAGCTAGGCATAGAGATGCACTCTGATGATGGTTAG
- a CDS encoding AAA family ATPase — MLTEDQKKHILEKYNELTGKGALPTQEEYEKNYRHFRDRFAPERLAALDGEELLNVMHDSKTQDSLVYWLEFKKDEEFNNRLFGGIGGGSAMKFRLFRRKETGTWQGANQSGKPKDITLEEAIYIARQNRDQLLAGCKLLEALPKDDASDEVFLELQKRIDEQLPDVAHLAWAHKYYSIIYPDKVDNYHSIEWEHYMLLRMLQLPPEGNGRFLCAGRFISAAQEVGISMKYLTATLYEVYGDRYRYWRVGTRNDKTNTSHWEMMEKNDYVAIGWPELGDLSWLEPKKETRERLLNELQKAFPDKSERSIKISSSQIRKFILQMSEGDLVVAADGQQVLGIGKVTGGYQYQPGLEFPNQRPVEWLNLEKWTMPQKKEGLMSTVRELKNHKENLREIERHIQKAPTIIEPDNRILRRIQSVLERKSQVILYGPPGTGKTYWAMMAARDLAAKSTYGKRLHELNDAEKGVIDGNEQTAGQARICCFHPAYGYEDFLEGFRPTTINGQVNFELRDGVFKAICKEAIQNSERNYYLIVDEINRGDIPRIFGELLTTLEKDKRGKKIILPVSQERFAVPPNVYLIGTMNTADRSISLLDSALRRRFGFIEMMPDGSVLAEMAIRGLPLRAWFEALNDRIRKHAGRDARNLQIGHSYLMQGGNPLKDFASLKRAIRDDIIPLLEEYCYEDFSTLREILGKQLVDENEQQIKHELFDDGQEENLIAALLDPCPDIMSSTEAVISEQSEEENDDLEDDDSTDAETSAE; from the coding sequence ATGCTCACCGAAGATCAGAAAAAGCATATTCTTGAAAAGTACAATGAACTCACTGGGAAAGGGGCCCTCCCCACGCAGGAGGAATACGAGAAGAACTACCGTCACTTTCGGGACCGGTTTGCACCGGAGCGACTTGCAGCCCTTGATGGGGAAGAACTACTCAACGTGATGCATGACTCAAAGACTCAGGACAGCCTTGTGTACTGGCTTGAGTTCAAGAAGGACGAAGAGTTCAATAATCGGCTGTTCGGTGGGATCGGCGGCGGGAGCGCCATGAAATTCCGGCTGTTTCGCCGGAAAGAGACGGGAACCTGGCAGGGAGCGAACCAGTCGGGCAAACCCAAAGACATCACGTTGGAAGAGGCAATCTATATTGCCCGGCAGAATCGAGACCAGCTGCTCGCCGGTTGCAAACTTCTAGAAGCACTCCCCAAAGACGATGCTTCCGATGAGGTATTCCTTGAGTTACAGAAACGAATAGACGAGCAGTTGCCAGATGTCGCGCATCTTGCATGGGCGCATAAGTACTACAGTATCATCTATCCGGATAAGGTCGACAATTACCACAGTATCGAGTGGGAGCATTATATGCTGTTGAGGATGCTGCAACTTCCCCCTGAAGGCAACGGTCGCTTTCTATGTGCAGGACGTTTCATTTCCGCTGCTCAAGAAGTTGGTATTTCGATGAAGTACTTAACTGCGACGCTATATGAAGTCTACGGAGACCGCTATCGCTACTGGCGTGTCGGCACTCGTAATGACAAGACCAACACCAGTCATTGGGAAATGATGGAGAAAAATGACTATGTTGCCATCGGCTGGCCTGAACTGGGCGACCTTTCCTGGCTGGAGCCGAAGAAGGAGACCAGAGAGCGACTTCTCAACGAATTGCAGAAAGCTTTCCCTGATAAATCGGAAAGAAGCATTAAAATATCGTCCTCGCAGATTCGCAAGTTCATCCTGCAGATGAGCGAAGGAGATCTCGTCGTCGCTGCTGATGGCCAGCAGGTTCTCGGAATCGGAAAAGTAACAGGAGGTTACCAGTATCAGCCCGGGCTCGAATTCCCGAACCAGCGTCCCGTCGAATGGCTTAATCTGGAGAAATGGACGATGCCTCAGAAAAAAGAGGGATTAATGAGCACCGTTCGTGAACTTAAAAACCATAAGGAGAACCTCCGCGAGATCGAACGTCATATTCAAAAAGCCCCCACTATTATAGAACCCGATAACCGCATTCTACGGCGCATTCAGTCTGTACTGGAACGCAAAAGTCAGGTCATCCTGTATGGACCTCCGGGCACCGGCAAAACTTATTGGGCGATGATGGCCGCACGTGATCTCGCTGCGAAATCAACATACGGGAAACGATTGCATGAGTTGAATGACGCCGAGAAAGGTGTCATCGATGGCAATGAACAGACTGCTGGGCAAGCCCGAATCTGTTGCTTTCATCCAGCCTACGGTTACGAAGACTTCCTCGAAGGATTTCGCCCCACTACGATCAACGGACAAGTCAACTTCGAATTACGAGATGGCGTGTTCAAAGCCATCTGTAAAGAAGCCATTCAAAATAGTGAGCGCAACTATTATCTGATTGTGGATGAAATCAACCGGGGGGACATCCCGCGAATCTTTGGTGAGTTACTGACGACGCTGGAGAAAGACAAACGGGGAAAGAAGATCATTCTCCCCGTCAGCCAGGAACGCTTTGCTGTTCCACCCAATGTCTATCTCATTGGAACGATGAATACCGCGGATCGTTCGATTTCACTCCTGGACTCTGCACTTCGGCGTCGGTTCGGGTTTATCGAAATGATGCCCGACGGCTCTGTGCTTGCTGAGATGGCAATCAGAGGGCTCCCTCTCCGCGCCTGGTTCGAGGCACTCAATGACCGTATTCGTAAACACGCCGGTCGCGATGCCCGCAATCTCCAGATTGGTCACTCCTACTTAATGCAGGGAGGCAATCCACTCAAAGACTTCGCCAGTCTAAAGAGAGCCATCCGCGACGATATCATCCCCCTGCTTGAAGAATACTGCTACGAAGACTTTTCCACGTTGCGGGAGATACTGGGCAAACAATTGGTCGACGAGAACGAACAACAGATCAAACACGAATTGTTTGATGACGGTCAGGAAGAGAACCTTATCGCCGCTCTGCTCGATCCCTGTCCCGATATTATGTCCTCCACTGAGGCTGTCATTTCAGAACAGTCGGAAGAAGAAAATGACGATCTCGAAGACGACGATTCCACTGACGCGGAAACGAGTGCCGAATGA
- a CDS encoding McrC family protein, with amino-acid sequence MNVSLAVKMEEWQSCEPELESPLHGLALRDLNAEASVVEKLNSQRLLKLIELRSGISLRTFSYVGRLQIGNLRLTIHPKINGTSLLRLLRYAYGFRKLKLISNTTHLTDEYGFEDLLIAQLLVEAEELISRGLSRAYRRQDERLASPRGRINLQQLAREAGTITATLPCQHFPRVEDILLNQVLLAGLQLAARMASLKDLRREAHRLMAQFDEQVTRINLNEVLLDRAEHQLNRMTTAYTASLTIIRTLYQSQGILLEGTQSTISLPGFLFDMNAFFQTLLSRFLRDHLPQYTVRDEHGLKGMMRYLPKYNPQHRQSPTPRPDFAIFQNGQLLTLLDAKYRDLWEKPLPREMLYQLTVYAISQRHHPASAILYATTNPNAREQRIEITDPIYDHHLGQVSLRPVNLNRLEELISSETIASRRECEELACRLVLGDA; translated from the coding sequence ATGAATGTATCACTCGCTGTGAAAATGGAGGAATGGCAATCGTGTGAACCGGAGCTGGAAAGTCCACTTCATGGACTGGCCTTGCGCGATCTCAATGCAGAAGCATCGGTTGTCGAAAAACTGAACAGTCAACGATTACTGAAACTGATTGAATTACGATCCGGCATCTCACTCCGTACATTTTCGTATGTAGGACGGCTCCAGATTGGCAATCTCAGGCTGACGATTCATCCGAAGATCAATGGGACCTCTTTGCTCCGTCTGCTCCGTTATGCTTATGGTTTTCGCAAACTGAAACTAATCTCTAACACAACGCATCTCACGGATGAATATGGATTTGAAGATCTGTTGATTGCACAGTTGCTCGTGGAAGCGGAAGAGTTAATCTCTCGTGGTCTCTCCCGGGCTTATCGGCGACAGGACGAACGACTTGCTTCACCTCGTGGCCGCATCAACTTGCAGCAGCTGGCGCGTGAGGCGGGGACAATCACGGCAACACTTCCCTGTCAGCATTTCCCGAGAGTCGAAGACATCCTGCTCAATCAAGTTCTGCTTGCCGGACTACAATTGGCGGCACGCATGGCGAGCTTGAAAGATCTTCGCCGCGAAGCTCATCGGTTGATGGCTCAATTTGACGAGCAGGTCACCCGGATTAATCTGAACGAGGTTCTGCTTGATCGGGCAGAGCATCAGCTCAATCGCATGACGACCGCCTACACCGCCTCACTCACAATTATCCGTACGCTTTATCAATCTCAAGGAATTCTGCTGGAAGGTACTCAATCGACGATTTCTCTACCCGGTTTCCTGTTTGATATGAACGCTTTCTTCCAGACACTCCTCTCCCGATTCCTGCGTGACCATCTACCCCAATATACTGTTCGGGATGAACATGGTCTCAAGGGGATGATGCGGTACCTTCCCAAATACAACCCACAGCACCGCCAGTCACCCACCCCGCGGCCTGACTTCGCCATATTCCAGAATGGCCAACTCTTGACGCTCTTGGATGCCAAATACCGGGACCTATGGGAGAAACCCCTTCCGCGCGAGATGCTCTACCAACTGACCGTCTACGCCATCAGTCAGCGACACCACCCCGCCAGTGCGATCCTCTATGCCACGACGAACCCCAATGCCCGCGAACAGCGTATTGAAATTACCGACCCAATTTATGACCACCACCTGGGTCAGGTCTCCTTGCGACCCGTCAATCTCAACCGACTGGAAGAACTAATCTCCAGCGAGACTATCGCCAGCAGGAGAGAATGCGAGGAGTTGGCTTGCAGGCTGGTCTTAGGAGACGCATAA
- a CDS encoding DEAD/DEAH box helicase family protein — protein sequence MSNFAFLPNDFRAIAESATKAEGHIMGDPRAACFHARFTLEAIVHWLYQHDAGLRMPYDRNLGALLHNTSFQNLLPEAVFQKARVIQRVGNQAVHNKRPVRQYDALQVVRELHHVCHWLVRTYKPAAAAQETAWSDQQVPKAPPTGEVVPRKELESLEKQLTEQNEATLKQQQERIELDAELQALRAQLAEVRAATEQQADPHDYAEAETRQYLIDVELRRAGWPLDQSRDREYEVTGMPNVKGTGYVDYVLWGDDGKPLAVVEAKRTTADPEVGQQQAKLYADCLEQKHGQRPIIFYTNGYKTWMWDDKTYPPREVAGFYKKDELSRLMLRRSQRQELAVAGVKDEIAGRYYQKRVIGSIFKQFTDARRKALLVMATGTGKTRTAIALVDVLQRAGWVKRALFLADRVSLVNQACNAFKAHLPESSPVNLVTEKETEGRVYVCTYPTMMGMIDQTKGGEARFGVGHFDLVIIDEAHRSVYQKYGAIFRYFDSLLVGLTATPREEVDKNTYDLFDLEPGVPTDAYELGQAVSDGFLVPPRVQQVDMKFPREGIDYDKLTDEEKEQWESLDWGDDVEPGTLPDRVNAAAINSWLFNQDTVDKVLQYLMEHGHKVEGGDRLAKTIIFARNHDHASYIYERFNHHYPHHAGHFARIIDNYAKYPQSLIDDFSQKEKAPHIAISVDMLDTGIDVPEVANLVFFKPVYSKIKFWQMIGRGTRLCPGLFGPEDDKQDFRVFDFCFNFDFFKENPEGINSSNSAPLGTRLFRARVVLLGYVQKSLELDPDSELRASLADGLHGEVAAMNRENFIVRMHLEMVERFQNRDAWDDLSESDRETLQSEVAELPSEIATDEIESRLFDLMALRMQLALVQIDEGGFEKHRQRVIEIAMLLEEKGAIPSVAAQLEFLAAVQDSGFWEGINLAVLEDLRLRLRGLVPFLDRKKRKIVYTDFQDEVLGVREDQTIVIPKMTGAQYAKKVNDYLRNHLTDVVIHRLRINQPLTEEDLKSLEATLVEIGEEDGETLLSDLLAKSEAPSLAYFVRSLVGMDRAAAQTAFSQFLNDRSLSPQQIRFVELVIDQLTARGVMDASALYEPPFSNLHAGGPDKLFAGKETVINALFRTLSSLQPQTGA from the coding sequence ATGAGCAACTTCGCCTTCCTGCCGAACGACTTCCGAGCCATTGCGGAATCCGCCACGAAGGCGGAAGGTCACATTATGGGGGATCCCCGCGCGGCCTGTTTTCATGCGCGGTTCACGCTGGAGGCGATCGTCCACTGGCTCTATCAACACGATGCCGGGCTACGGATGCCGTATGACCGGAACCTCGGGGCACTGCTGCACAACACGAGTTTCCAGAACCTGCTGCCCGAGGCGGTCTTTCAGAAGGCCCGAGTGATTCAAAGGGTGGGCAACCAGGCTGTCCATAATAAACGACCGGTCCGCCAGTACGACGCCCTGCAGGTGGTCCGGGAACTACACCACGTCTGCCACTGGCTGGTCCGCACCTACAAACCGGCCGCCGCGGCTCAGGAAACGGCCTGGAGTGATCAGCAGGTGCCGAAAGCGCCCCCCACCGGTGAGGTGGTCCCCCGGAAAGAACTGGAGTCCCTCGAAAAGCAGCTGACCGAGCAGAACGAGGCGACCCTCAAACAGCAGCAGGAGCGCATTGAACTCGATGCGGAACTACAGGCCCTGCGAGCGCAACTGGCCGAAGTCCGTGCTGCCACCGAACAGCAGGCCGACCCGCACGATTACGCCGAGGCGGAAACCCGCCAGTATCTGATCGATGTCGAACTGCGGCGGGCCGGCTGGCCTCTGGACCAGTCCCGCGACCGGGAATACGAAGTCACCGGCATGCCGAACGTCAAAGGGACCGGTTACGTTGATTATGTCCTGTGGGGGGACGACGGCAAGCCGCTGGCGGTGGTCGAAGCAAAGAGGACGACTGCCGATCCCGAGGTCGGTCAGCAGCAGGCGAAACTGTATGCCGACTGCCTGGAGCAGAAGCACGGTCAGCGACCGATCATCTTCTACACCAACGGCTATAAGACCTGGATGTGGGACGATAAAACCTATCCCCCCCGAGAGGTGGCGGGGTTTTACAAGAAGGACGAGCTCTCCCGTCTGATGCTCCGCAGATCGCAGCGGCAGGAACTCGCCGTGGCCGGGGTGAAAGACGAGATCGCGGGACGGTACTACCAGAAGCGAGTCATCGGCAGCATCTTCAAGCAGTTCACCGACGCGCGTCGCAAAGCCCTGCTGGTGATGGCGACCGGTACGGGTAAGACCCGGACGGCGATTGCCCTGGTCGATGTCCTGCAGCGGGCCGGTTGGGTGAAACGGGCATTGTTCCTGGCCGACCGGGTCTCCCTGGTGAATCAGGCGTGCAACGCGTTCAAGGCGCATCTGCCGGAGTCGAGCCCGGTGAACCTGGTGACCGAGAAAGAGACCGAGGGGCGGGTTTACGTCTGCACCTATCCCACGATGATGGGAATGATCGACCAGACGAAAGGAGGCGAGGCCCGGTTCGGAGTAGGGCACTTCGACCTCGTGATCATCGACGAGGCCCACCGCTCGGTCTACCAGAAATACGGCGCAATCTTCCGCTACTTCGACTCGCTGCTGGTCGGCCTGACGGCCACGCCCCGCGAGGAAGTCGACAAGAACACGTACGACCTGTTCGACCTGGAGCCCGGTGTACCGACGGATGCCTACGAACTGGGGCAGGCGGTCTCGGATGGTTTTCTCGTCCCGCCCCGCGTGCAGCAGGTCGACATGAAGTTCCCGCGGGAAGGGATCGACTACGATAAACTGACCGACGAAGAGAAGGAGCAATGGGAGAGTCTCGACTGGGGAGACGACGTGGAACCGGGCACGCTGCCGGACCGGGTGAACGCGGCGGCGATCAACAGCTGGCTGTTCAACCAGGACACGGTGGACAAGGTGCTGCAGTACCTGATGGAGCATGGTCACAAGGTGGAGGGGGGCGACCGACTGGCCAAGACGATCATCTTCGCCCGGAATCACGATCACGCGTCCTACATTTACGAGCGGTTCAACCACCACTATCCGCACCACGCCGGTCACTTCGCCCGCATCATCGACAACTATGCAAAGTACCCGCAAAGCCTGATCGATGACTTCTCGCAGAAGGAGAAGGCCCCGCACATCGCGATTTCGGTGGACATGCTGGATACGGGGATCGACGTACCCGAGGTGGCCAACCTGGTCTTCTTCAAGCCGGTCTACTCCAAGATCAAGTTCTGGCAGATGATCGGCCGCGGGACGCGTCTGTGTCCTGGCCTGTTCGGTCCGGAGGACGACAAGCAGGACTTCCGGGTCTTCGACTTCTGCTTCAACTTCGATTTCTTCAAAGAGAATCCCGAAGGGATCAACTCCAGCAACAGCGCCCCCCTGGGAACCCGACTATTCCGCGCCCGGGTCGTGCTGCTCGGCTACGTGCAGAAGAGCCTTGAACTGGATCCGGATTCCGAGCTACGGGCTTCGCTGGCCGACGGCCTGCATGGCGAGGTTGCGGCGATGAACCGGGAGAACTTCATAGTGCGGATGCACCTGGAGATGGTGGAACGGTTTCAGAATCGCGACGCCTGGGACGATCTCAGCGAAAGCGATCGGGAAACTCTGCAAAGTGAGGTGGCCGAATTGCCATCCGAGATCGCCACTGATGAAATCGAGTCGCGTCTGTTCGATCTGATGGCCCTCCGGATGCAACTCGCTCTGGTGCAGATCGACGAGGGGGGATTCGAGAAGCATCGCCAGCGCGTGATCGAGATCGCCATGCTGTTGGAAGAGAAGGGGGCGATTCCCTCTGTCGCCGCCCAGCTCGAGTTTCTCGCCGCCGTGCAGGACAGCGGCTTCTGGGAGGGGATCAATCTGGCGGTACTGGAAGACCTGCGGTTACGGCTGCGGGGACTTGTTCCCTTTCTCGACAGGAAGAAACGCAAGATCGTCTACACCGACTTCCAGGACGAGGTGCTCGGCGTGCGGGAAGATCAGACCATCGTCATTCCGAAGATGACCGGTGCTCAATACGCCAAGAAGGTCAACGACTATCTGCGTAACCACCTGACCGATGTGGTGATTCACCGTCTGCGGATCAACCAGCCGTTAACAGAAGAGGATCTGAAGTCCCTGGAAGCGACCCTCGTTGAGATTGGTGAAGAGGATGGCGAGACGTTGCTGTCCGACCTGCTCGCCAAGAGTGAAGCTCCCTCACTGGCCTACTTCGTCCGCAGCCTCGTCGGCATGGACCGCGCGGCGGCCCAGACGGCGTTCTCTCAGTTCCTGAACGACCGCAGCCTCTCGCCGCAGCAAATCCGGTTTGTCGAACTGGTGATCGACCAGCTCACCGCCCGCGGAGTGATGGATGCGTCGGCTCTGTACGAACCACCATTTAGCAACCTGCACGCCGGCGGCCCCGACAAGTTATTCGCTGGCAAAGAGACTGTGATCAACGCATTGTTCCGAACCCTGTCATCATTGCAACCGCAGACTGGTGCGTAG
- a CDS encoding restriction endonuclease subunit S: MSWPQTRLGDVCEIVSGATPKTGTPAYWDGDIAWATPKDLSDNDGKYLYDTPRKITADGFRSCSLKMLPAGSILLSSRAPIGLVAINRMPVCTNQGFKNLVPRKTSVSSDYLYWWLRCNRTRVEQAGRGATFKEISKAIVESLEIPLPPLAEQKRIAGILDAADALRAKRREAIAQLDALLQSTFLDMFGNPATNPMGWEECTVGDVTGCIVPGRDKPKSFTGTTPWITTDDLMDLAVTSHSPKVIGLSEQEIDEVRARVIPKGSVIISCVGDLGISSIAGCDLVVNQQLHTFQCGERINSQFLTFCLPFQKPWMKRRATQTTLPYLNKTNCNSIPIIVPPLDLQRRFATIVETVEQQKARMRSHLAELHALFASLQSRAFKGEI; the protein is encoded by the coding sequence ATGAGTTGGCCCCAAACTAGGCTCGGCGACGTGTGCGAGATAGTCTCAGGTGCGACCCCCAAGACAGGGACGCCAGCATATTGGGACGGTGACATAGCATGGGCGACTCCCAAGGATCTCAGTGATAACGATGGTAAATATCTTTATGACACGCCTCGCAAAATCACTGCCGACGGGTTTCGGAGCTGCTCACTCAAGATGCTTCCCGCAGGGTCGATTTTGCTAAGTTCGCGAGCACCGATTGGTCTGGTTGCTATAAATAGAATGCCCGTGTGTACAAACCAAGGATTCAAAAATCTGGTTCCGAGAAAAACTTCCGTATCGTCGGATTATCTTTACTGGTGGCTTCGGTGTAACCGCACGCGCGTTGAGCAGGCAGGGCGAGGCGCAACATTTAAAGAAATTTCGAAGGCGATCGTTGAATCATTGGAAATCCCCCTCCCGCCGCTCGCCGAGCAGAAGCGGATTGCGGGGATTCTGGATGCGGCGGACGCCTTGCGGGCCAAACGCCGCGAGGCGATCGCCCAGCTCGACGCCCTCCTCCAATCCACCTTCCTCGACATGTTCGGCAACCCTGCTACCAATCCGATGGGGTGGGAGGAATGCACTGTCGGCGATGTAACAGGCTGTATTGTACCAGGGCGTGACAAACCAAAATCTTTCACTGGGACAACGCCATGGATCACCACTGATGATCTCATGGATTTAGCGGTCACCTCCCACTCACCAAAAGTCATTGGCCTGAGTGAGCAGGAAATTGATGAAGTTCGAGCGAGGGTCATACCTAAAGGAAGTGTGATCATCAGTTGCGTTGGCGATCTTGGAATCTCTTCAATTGCTGGCTGTGATTTAGTTGTTAACCAACAACTGCATACGTTTCAATGCGGCGAAAGAATCAACTCTCAGTTTCTTACTTTCTGCCTTCCTTTCCAAAAGCCGTGGATGAAGCGACGGGCGACGCAGACAACCCTTCCGTATCTGAACAAAACGAACTGCAACAGTATTCCTATCATTGTGCCGCCGCTTGATCTCCAACGTCGCTTCGCCACAATCGTCGAAACGGTCGAGCAGCAGAAGGCACGGATGCGGTCCCACCTCGCCGAACTGCACGCCCTCTTCGCCTCTTTACAATCCCGCGCATTCAAAGGGGAGATATGA